A genomic segment from Anopheles maculipalpis chromosome X, idAnoMacuDA_375_x, whole genome shotgun sequence encodes:
- the LOC126557725 gene encoding forkhead box protein L2 codes for MLNVCADLVQFDQYSLQLYNYAMVERFRSNQFFNYGNFVADTRTLSRFFKPSLPPNPVDAATAAAAAAAAAAAGSALLADASKLSSQAPKPQYSYIGLIAIAILSSPEKKLVLSDIYQHILDNYSYFRSRGPGWRNSIRHNLSLNDCFIKAGRSAHGKGHYWAVHPANVEDFLKGDFRRRKAQRKVRRHMGLTSDDDIYDNSSPRQFFPAISSPPQSSSQQGPSGHAASGASGVLPPHPVLANPALYLGPGSSASATATSAAAAAAAAAAAAAAAAAAASSSTAAAAAAAVGGGGGGAVPQPPPPPSTTSSAGKLTLVGLGGDGGHPVDHHLHHQHQAAALLHHHQQQQQHLHQHHHQHQHHHHHHHHHHQTTAAAIIMRNTMESFSRKRQFDVESLLRPDDGADDREPYELRRPRLCSPASSSQSPSPLPPYHASQALVLAGPKTSPVPNQSTGGKTPHQ; via the coding sequence ATGTTGAACGTGTGTGCGGATCTGGTGCAGTTCGATCAGTACAGCTTGCAGCTGTACAACTACGCAATGGTGGAGCGCTTCCGCTCGAATCAGTTCTTCAACTATGGTAACTTTGTCGCGGACACACGCACCCTGTCCCGGTTCTTCAAACCATCGCTCCCGCCGAACCCGGTCGATGCGGCGACAGCGGCCgccgccgcagcagcagcagccgccgcaGGCAGCGCCCTACTAGCCGATGCAAGCAAACTCTCCTCCCAGGCACCGAAGCCCCAGTACAGCTACATCGGACTGATAGCGATAGCGATCCTCAGCTCGCCGGAGAAGAAGCTCGTCCTGTCCGACATCTACCAGCACATCCTCGACAACTACTCGTACTTCCGGAGCCGTGGCCCTGGCTGGCGCAACTCCATCCGCCACAATCTCTCGCTGAACGATTGCTTCATCAAGGCGGGCCGCAGTGCCCACGGCAAGGGCCACTACTGGGCCGTTCATCCCGCGAATGTGGAGGACTTCCTCAAGGGTGACTTCCGGCGCCGGAAGGCACAGCGCAAAGTGCGCCGCCATATGGGTCTCACCTCGGACGACGATATCTACGACAACAGCAGCCCCCGGCAGTTCTTTCCCGCAATCAGCTCACCGCCCCAGTCATCCTCCCAGCAGGGCCCGTCCGGCCATGCCGCGTCCGGTGCGTCCGGTGTACTACCGCCCCATCCGGTGCTTGCCAACCCGGCACTCTATCTCGGTCCGGGTTCGAGTGCATCGGCGACGGCTACCTCGGCGGCGGCCGCcgctgcagctgcagcagcggcagcagccgcCGCCGCTGCCGCCGCCAGCTCTAGCACTGCGGCCGCAGCCGCCGCCgctgtcggtggtggtggtggtggagccGTGCCCcaaccaccccctcccccGTCAACAACATCTTCCGCCGGGAAGTTGACGCTCGTTGGGCTCGGCGGTGACGGTGGTCATCCGGTGGATCATCATCTACACCACCAGCATCAAGCCGCCGCCCTCCTgcaccatcaccagcagcagcagcaacatctccatcagcaccatcatcaacatcaacaccatcaccatcaccatcaccaccatcatcaaacAACGGCTGCGGCCATCATCATGCGCAACACGATGGAAAGCTTCTCGCGCAAACGGCAGTTCGACGTCGAGTCGCTGCTCCGACCGGACGACGGTGCGGACGACCGGGAACCGTACGAGCTGCGGCGGCCCCGCCTCTGCTCGCCTGCCAGCTCTAGCCAGAGCCCATCACCGCTGCCACCGTACCATGCGTCACAGGCGCTCGTACTGGCCGGACCGAAGACGAGCCCGGTACCAAATCAATCGACCGGCGGTAAAACACCCCATCAATGA
- the LOC126562989 gene encoding nuclear factor 1: MQRSATMDSKATINKGNFLSQQEDFHPFIEALLPYVKSFSYTWFNLQAAKRRYLKKHEKKMTHNEENKCKRDFQNENPETKQKWAARLLGKLRKDITHDSRENFVHCISKKKTSMCILSNPDQKGKMRRIDCLRQADKVWRLDLVMVILFKAIPLESTDGERLEKACFCTSPSLCINPYHIQVLIKELDLYLANFIKCKCSVENQSEKSHNSSRKFSKTTSNNKVFSYDFIAPTGVFTSSELWSITQGRFVCAKRFSIHHSLHSLATLIIRTVFGDTWLLIFCVHKAEHSETLHY, from the exons CAGGAAGATTTTCATCCCTTTATCGAAGCGCTACTGCCGTACGTGAAGTCGTTCAGCTACACCTGGTTTAATCTGCAGGCGGCGAAGCGACGCTACCTCAAGAAGCACGAGAAAAAGATGACCCACAACGAGGAGAACAAATGCAAACGAGACTTTCAG AACGAAAATCCGGAAACGAAGCAGAAATGGGCCGCCCGGCTGCTGGGCAAGCTGCGCAAGGACATCACCCACGACAGCCGGGAAAACTTTGTGCACTGCATTTCGAAGAAGAAAACCTCCATGTGCATCCTGTCGAACCCGGACCAGAAGGGCAAGATGCGGCGGATAGATTGTCTCCGCCAGGCGGATAAG GTCTGGCGACTCGATCTGGTGATGGTGATCCTGTTTAAGGCGATACCGCTCGAAAGCACCGATGGCGAGCGGTTGGAAAAGGCGTGCTTCTGCACCAGCCCGAGCCTCTGCATCAATCCGTACCACATTCAAGTATTAATCAAGGAGCTCGACCTCTATCTCGCCAACTTTATCAAGTGTAAGTGTAGCGTC GAAAATCAAAGTGAAAAATCGCACAACAGCTCGcgcaaattttccaaaaccacCTCCAACAACAAGGTGTTCAGCTACGACTTTATCGCACCGACCGGTGTCTTCACCTCGTCCGAGCTGTGGAGCATTACGCAGGGTAGGTTTGTCTGTGCAAAGCGTTTTTCCATACATCACAGCTTACATTCCTTAGCTACTTTAATCATTCGGACCGTATTCGGTGACACTTGGTTGTTGATATTCTGTGTACACAAAGCTGAGCATAGCGAAACCTTGCACTATTGA